One stretch of Thermoplasmata archaeon DNA includes these proteins:
- the ribB gene encoding 3,4-dihydroxy-2-butanone-4-phosphate synthase, translating into MIAARVLRPRSEAVAAAARALADGEPVLIFDAPDRERETDLVVLSERMTPELVRLQRRDAGGLICTAISDELRRRLELPFAADLLAIGAPRFPTLAQLSERPRYDRRSAFGITINHRENYTGVSDNERALTIRSVGELARRAPGLSDSEVRGRFTRAFVSPGHLPLIYAAPGLLAERKGHTDLVISLARMAGLSESVTVCEMLGDSGGARDLAAARRYADAHGFPFLKGAELIEAWKAWASA; encoded by the coding sequence GTGATCGCCGCGCGCGTGCTCCGCCCCCGGTCCGAGGCGGTGGCCGCGGCCGCGCGCGCGCTCGCGGACGGCGAGCCCGTCCTGATCTTCGACGCGCCCGACCGGGAGCGCGAGACCGACCTCGTGGTCCTCAGCGAGCGCATGACCCCCGAGCTCGTGCGCCTCCAGCGCCGCGACGCGGGGGGCCTCATCTGCACGGCGATCTCCGACGAGCTGCGCCGGCGCCTCGAGCTGCCGTTCGCCGCCGACCTGCTCGCGATCGGGGCCCCGCGGTTCCCGACGCTCGCCCAGCTCTCCGAGCGCCCGCGCTACGACCGCCGCAGCGCCTTCGGCATCACGATCAACCACCGCGAGAACTACACCGGTGTCTCCGACAACGAGCGGGCGCTGACGATCCGCAGCGTCGGCGAGCTCGCGCGGCGCGCGCCCGGGCTCTCCGACTCCGAGGTCCGCGGCCGATTCACGCGCGCGTTCGTCTCGCCGGGCCACCTGCCGCTGATCTACGCCGCGCCCGGGCTCCTCGCGGAGCGGAAGGGTCATACGGACCTCGTCATCTCGCTCGCCCGGATGGCGGGACTCTCGGAGTCCGTGACCGTCTGCGAGATGCTCGGGGATTCGGGGGGCGCCCGGGACCTCGCCGCCGCGCGGCGCTACGCGGACGCGCACGGCTTCCCGTTCCTTAAGGGCGCCGAGCTCATCGAGGCCTGGAAGGCATGGGCGTCCGCGTGA